From the Thermococcus guaymasensis DSM 11113 genome, one window contains:
- the fba gene encoding class I fructose-bisphosphate aldolase, whose protein sequence is MDAYQNAGIKRRMRRFFRRDGRALIFAMDHGFEHGPTDFEPVWEHVNPKVIVRKVVRAGIDGVMMLPGIARIAGDEVKPNVGLMIKLTSKTNLRPKEDQLLQSQLGFVEDAVKLGADAIAATVYWGSPQEDVMMRQFAEIASYAHDLGFPVVQFAYPRGPYINERYGKKEDYRVVMYGARAAAESGADMIKTYWTGSRETFAKVVDAAAGVPVLLSGGAKTENPVDFLKVVWEVIEAGGAGAVVGRNIFQRENPEPFIKALLRVVHRNEDPEEAAKAEGLL, encoded by the coding sequence ATGGACGCGTACCAGAACGCAGGCATAAAGAGGAGGATGAGGCGCTTTTTCAGGAGGGACGGAAGGGCCCTTATATTCGCCATGGACCACGGCTTTGAGCACGGGCCGACGGACTTTGAGCCTGTCTGGGAGCATGTTAACCCGAAGGTCATTGTAAGGAAGGTCGTAAGGGCCGGAATCGACGGCGTTATGATGCTCCCCGGCATCGCAAGGATAGCCGGCGACGAGGTCAAGCCCAACGTCGGCCTCATGATAAAGCTCACCAGCAAGACCAACCTCCGCCCGAAGGAAGACCAGCTCCTCCAGAGCCAGCTCGGCTTCGTTGAGGACGCGGTTAAGCTCGGCGCCGACGCGATAGCGGCCACCGTTTACTGGGGTTCGCCCCAGGAGGACGTTATGATGCGCCAGTTCGCCGAGATAGCGAGCTACGCCCACGACCTCGGCTTCCCGGTCGTTCAGTTCGCCTACCCGCGCGGGCCCTACATCAACGAGCGCTATGGTAAAAAGGAGGACTACCGCGTCGTCATGTACGGAGCGAGAGCCGCTGCCGAGAGCGGCGCGGACATGATAAAGACCTACTGGACCGGCTCAAGGGAGACCTTCGCGAAGGTCGTTGACGCCGCCGCTGGAGTCCCGGTCCTGCTCAGCGGTGGTGCAAAGACCGAGAACCCAGTTGACTTCCTGAAGGTGGTGTGGGAGGTCATAGAGGCAGGCGGCGCCGGGGCGGTTGTTGGCAGGAACATCTTCCAGCGTGAGAACCCTGAGCCCTTCATCAAGGCCCTCCTCCGCGTTGTTCACCGCAACGAGGATCCGGAGGAGGCCGCCAAGGCCGAGGGCCTGCTCTGA
- the scpB gene encoding SMC-Scp complex subunit ScpB, protein MGLLEDKALVEAALFVSGRPLSLKELSKALGIKSLDYLEKLIELIAAEYAERKSAIEVVRVLGDKFVMQVKQEYSQRVIHLMPRPDLRTGELKTLALIAYLQPIEQSKIVKLRGSQAYEHIKKLIQMGLIYAEPYERTKILGTTQKFAELYGFPENDPNIIKEAFKKVVHAEYTDIIEKLEGKYEEDTKAEVQDS, encoded by the coding sequence ATGGGACTGCTTGAAGACAAGGCCCTCGTCGAGGCGGCTCTCTTCGTTTCTGGGAGACCGTTGAGCCTTAAAGAACTCTCAAAAGCCCTCGGGATAAAATCCCTTGACTACCTCGAAAAGCTCATTGAGCTCATAGCCGCTGAGTACGCGGAGAGGAAGAGCGCCATAGAGGTCGTCAGGGTTCTCGGCGATAAGTTCGTCATGCAGGTAAAGCAAGAGTACAGCCAGAGGGTGATACACCTCATGCCCAGGCCGGACCTGAGAACCGGCGAGCTGAAGACGCTCGCTCTGATAGCTTACCTCCAGCCGATAGAGCAGAGCAAGATCGTCAAGCTCCGCGGGAGCCAAGCCTACGAGCATATAAAGAAGCTCATCCAGATGGGTCTAATCTACGCCGAACCCTACGAGAGGACTAAGATCCTCGGAACGACTCAGAAGTTCGCAGAACTCTACGGTTTCCCCGAGAACGACCCCAACATCATAAAAGAGGCGTTCAAAAAGGTGGTTCATGCTGAGTACACGGACATAATAGAGAAGCTTGAAGGTAAGTATGAAGAGGACACAAAAGCCGAGGTTCAAGATTCCTGA
- a CDS encoding alpha-amylase family glycosyl hydrolase, whose amino-acid sequence MIHVSKRIGLVLLLILLGGVVAAGCLGGGSEGTSATSSSMASSPAASSTISTAPTTTSSSYPSTTTSSAFTTTTQTTTTTTTTTTASTPSPIPEEQEYKVIYLTTSSGSCPAGKLPVEFVYDPGNETVKRVSLRGTFNDWSQWLMHKKPDGKWVLTICLAPGAYQYKFYVDGEWIKDMSQVDPTADGYVDDGHGGKNAVKIVGGTSSLTVEHNPADPAYLSVADNRTVVRFKVNPGVVDSAVLVTTLGNFTMEKQVWWDSGEVWRAELPVASFDYHFVLNVNDTEFMVFNSSESPELHFDGVDRFPQIEWVSRAIGYQIFPDRFFNGNHSNDIFALNHDELVYNELTNEKPILSNWSDPITPLHCCHQYFGGDIAGITEKLDYLSSLGVKLIYLNPIFLSGSVHGYDTYDYYQLDPKFGTEAELRTFLDEAHRRGIKVIFDFVPDHTGIGAEQFLDVWKNGRNSPYWDWYFVKQWPFKLGDGSAYEGWWGLGSLPKLNTTNPEVKEYLMGAAMKWLDFGFDGIRVDTPADLPNSDEFFREFRERIKAEHPDAYLVGEIWDLSPEWVKGDKFDSLMNYALGRDILLPYAAGVFSGKTALNLLGKYYASYGENVVAMGFNLVDSHDTSRVLTDLGGGKLGDEPKPEAMRRLKLLSTLLYTLPGMPVTFQGDECGFLGDKSHYDEHRYPLQWEECNMDLVEHYRSLGRLREGLPALTSSKISFYTAKEGVIAFFRGHENEVLVIANNKDSATSIDLPTGTWKEVWPGDGSYEGSIEVPPVSVIVLQRS is encoded by the coding sequence GTGATACATGTGTCTAAGAGGATTGGCTTGGTGCTCCTCCTTATCCTCCTCGGTGGGGTCGTCGCCGCTGGATGTCTCGGTGGCGGCTCTGAAGGGACATCAGCGACCAGTTCAAGTATGGCAAGCTCTCCAGCTGCTTCAAGCACCATCAGTACAGCTCCAACCACCACAAGTTCTTCTTATCCCTCCACAACTACTTCCAGTGCTTTTACTACGACGACCCAAACAACTACAACCACAACGACAACTACAACAGCGTCAACTCCTTCCCCAATCCCAGAGGAGCAGGAATATAAGGTTATCTACTTGACGACCTCCTCTGGTTCCTGCCCTGCTGGAAAACTCCCGGTGGAGTTCGTCTATGACCCCGGGAACGAGACCGTAAAGCGGGTGAGCCTCAGGGGAACGTTCAACGACTGGAGCCAGTGGTTGATGCACAAAAAGCCGGACGGGAAGTGGGTTCTCACGATCTGTCTTGCCCCGGGGGCGTACCAGTACAAGTTCTACGTTGACGGAGAGTGGATAAAAGATATGTCGCAGGTGGACCCAACTGCTGATGGGTACGTTGACGACGGACACGGCGGAAAGAACGCGGTTAAAATAGTCGGAGGAACCTCATCGCTGACGGTCGAGCACAACCCCGCTGACCCGGCTTATCTCTCCGTCGCAGACAACAGAACAGTTGTGCGCTTTAAGGTGAACCCCGGGGTCGTGGATTCTGCAGTCCTCGTCACCACCCTCGGAAACTTCACGATGGAAAAGCAGGTGTGGTGGGATTCAGGAGAGGTGTGGCGTGCGGAGCTCCCGGTAGCGTCCTTCGACTATCACTTTGTCCTCAACGTAAACGATACAGAGTTCATGGTCTTCAACAGCTCCGAGAGCCCCGAGCTCCATTTTGACGGCGTTGACCGGTTCCCCCAGATCGAGTGGGTCAGCAGGGCAATTGGTTACCAGATCTTCCCCGACAGGTTCTTCAACGGGAACCACAGCAACGACATATTTGCCCTCAACCACGATGAGCTTGTCTATAACGAGCTGACGAACGAGAAGCCCATCCTCTCGAACTGGAGCGACCCGATAACGCCGCTCCACTGTTGCCACCAGTACTTTGGGGGAGACATAGCGGGCATAACGGAGAAACTCGACTACCTCAGCTCCCTCGGCGTTAAGCTCATCTACCTGAACCCGATCTTCCTGTCAGGCAGCGTCCACGGCTATGATACGTATGACTATTACCAGCTCGATCCGAAATTTGGAACGGAGGCAGAACTCAGGACTTTCCTCGACGAGGCCCACAGGAGAGGGATAAAGGTCATCTTCGACTTCGTCCCGGACCACACCGGCATCGGTGCGGAGCAGTTCTTAGACGTCTGGAAGAACGGCAGAAACAGTCCTTACTGGGACTGGTACTTCGTTAAGCAGTGGCCCTTCAAGCTTGGCGATGGGAGCGCCTATGAGGGCTGGTGGGGCCTCGGAAGCCTTCCAAAGCTGAACACGACAAACCCTGAGGTCAAGGAGTACCTTATGGGCGCGGCCATGAAGTGGCTTGACTTTGGGTTTGACGGCATCAGGGTTGACACTCCCGCAGACCTGCCGAACTCTGACGAGTTCTTCCGCGAGTTCAGGGAGAGAATCAAGGCGGAGCATCCGGATGCCTACCTCGTTGGCGAGATCTGGGATCTTTCACCCGAGTGGGTTAAGGGTGACAAGTTCGACTCACTCATGAACTACGCCCTCGGAAGGGACATCCTCCTGCCCTATGCCGCAGGGGTCTTCAGCGGAAAAACAGCCCTCAATCTGCTAGGAAAGTACTACGCCTCTTACGGTGAGAACGTCGTTGCGATGGGCTTTAACCTAGTTGATTCCCACGACACTTCGCGCGTCCTTACCGACCTCGGCGGAGGCAAACTGGGAGACGAGCCAAAGCCAGAGGCCATGAGGAGGCTCAAACTCCTTTCCACGCTCCTTTACACGCTGCCGGGTATGCCCGTGACCTTCCAGGGAGACGAGTGCGGCTTCCTCGGCGACAAGAGTCACTACGACGAGCACCGCTACCCGCTCCAGTGGGAGGAGTGCAACATGGATCTGGTCGAGCACTACAGAAGCCTTGGACGGCTCAGGGAGGGCCTGCCGGCATTGACAAGCAGCAAGATAAGCTTTTACACTGCGAAGGAGGGTGTGATAGCCTTCTTCCGTGGACACGAGAACGAGGTTCTTGTCATAGCAAACAACAAAGACTCAGCAACGTCAATTGATCTCCCCACCGGAACGTGGAAGGAAGTGTGGCCCGGAGACGGTAGCTACGAGGGGAGCATCGAGGTTCCGCCAGTGAGTGTGATAGTCCTCCAGCGGAGCTGA
- a CDS encoding biotin--[acetyl-CoA-carboxylase] ligase: MEKMKRIVGVKVIQLDEVGSTNEYAKAIAHEVPEGTVVVAKRQTAGRGRKGRSWASPEGGLWMSVILKPPRVDPRLAFVGALAVVDTLADFGISAGIKWPNDVWVGGRKISGILVEGKAGEYSILGIGLNVNNPIPNELRKNAISMIEFIGSKLPLESVMNRLLMHLDGWYRVFLERPDLLMAKVREKTFILGKPVIVIEGDERISGIALDVLDDGSLLMDIGGQLRRITYGDVSLRLF, from the coding sequence ATGGAGAAAATGAAGCGGATTGTAGGGGTCAAGGTTATCCAGCTCGACGAGGTGGGATCAACAAACGAATACGCCAAGGCCATTGCCCATGAGGTTCCGGAAGGAACTGTCGTCGTTGCTAAGAGGCAGACTGCTGGACGGGGCCGGAAGGGGCGTTCATGGGCTTCTCCCGAGGGGGGCCTCTGGATGAGCGTGATTTTAAAGCCCCCGCGGGTTGACCCGAGGCTGGCCTTCGTCGGGGCACTGGCGGTGGTGGACACCCTCGCTGACTTCGGGATTTCCGCAGGGATAAAGTGGCCCAACGACGTGTGGGTCGGTGGAAGGAAGATATCCGGCATACTGGTAGAAGGAAAGGCAGGGGAATACAGCATACTGGGAATAGGCCTCAACGTGAACAATCCCATCCCCAATGAGCTGAGGAAGAACGCAATTTCGATGATAGAATTCATAGGCTCGAAGCTCCCTCTCGAAAGTGTCATGAACAGGCTCCTCATGCACCTGGACGGCTGGTACCGGGTCTTCCTTGAGAGGCCCGACCTGCTGATGGCGAAAGTCCGCGAGAAGACGTTCATACTTGGGAAGCCCGTTATAGTAATCGAGGGGGATGAAAGAATCTCCGGCATAGCACTGGACGTACTGGACGACGGCTCTTTGCTTATGGACATCGGTGGACAGTTAAGGAGAATCACGTATGGAGATGTCTCGTTAAGGCTTTTCTGA
- a CDS encoding iron-sulfur cluster assembly protein, with protein sequence MKVEEIYERLKKVKEPITEVDVVSLGLVEKVIADEDGVRVYLRLSEGLRHPFQHALSWPVKWRIVRDIVAALDDVVPLEILDSKTLERYYPLEED encoded by the coding sequence TTGAAGGTTGAAGAAATATACGAGAGACTTAAAAAGGTAAAGGAGCCCATAACAGAGGTGGATGTGGTGAGCCTTGGGCTCGTTGAGAAGGTTATCGCTGACGAGGACGGCGTGAGGGTTTACCTGCGTCTCTCTGAGGGACTCCGTCACCCGTTTCAACACGCCCTCAGCTGGCCCGTGAAGTGGAGAATCGTTAGGGACATTGTCGCTGCCCTCGATGACGTCGTCCCCCTTGAGATACTGGACTCGAAAACCCTTGAAAGGTACTACCCGCTGGAGGAGGACTGA
- a CDS encoding CGP-CTERM sorting domain-containing protein has translation MKKFGFLIAAILLVGTLGGVLASEEYKEVQENEYWVSWDGSANVTLKTVLYSPEDLVNKTREGILKMGLENATKMFLLQKQQALSQIGITLENTSVEFPGYDTTGPFVGVIHGKITGLARYYSYDDTWEILLDVLRILDLSGIDPTTINSSMHLENYFTVHLPPGAKVENITKGFKAESNGSYIQLDVNVTGDVIEAHSIIYFKDGITKDDFEALYSELRPLIIKYTGKTGIENYTTWDMRIYNNITIEGDKTFLSTVEEYVKPEDYVNYLKLQFVYQGIQQVEQSLYNGYAQQFQNSGIKVLSGNVSVTNVESDGPLIVKYQWALQGLVSKVNNTYIYSYNPKLEFGDMNFSRRLNAAINETKVTRIKLPEGYEFIELPQSIDTKTDAGSVVMKVTKLNDREILIESNVYLRYGIPAEAYQELMSQVPSNVEFKYTSSGEGNSICGPAAIAFLAVLPLFLRKH, from the coding sequence ATGAAGAAGTTTGGATTTTTGATAGCTGCTATTCTGCTCGTCGGAACTCTTGGGGGAGTTTTGGCTTCAGAAGAATACAAAGAGGTCCAGGAAAACGAGTACTGGGTCTCATGGGACGGGAGCGCAAATGTTACGCTGAAGACAGTCCTCTACAGCCCGGAAGACCTCGTGAACAAGACCAGAGAGGGCATACTCAAAATGGGCCTAGAAAACGCGACAAAAATGTTCTTACTCCAAAAACAGCAGGCCCTCTCTCAGATAGGAATTACCCTAGAAAACACAAGCGTAGAGTTTCCTGGGTATGATACCACCGGGCCCTTTGTTGGTGTGATACACGGCAAAATAACGGGTCTTGCACGCTATTACTCCTACGATGACACTTGGGAAATTCTGCTGGATGTCCTGCGCATACTTGATCTTTCGGGGATCGACCCAACCACTATCAACAGTTCGATGCACCTTGAGAACTACTTCACTGTACATCTCCCCCCTGGAGCCAAAGTCGAAAATATAACTAAAGGATTCAAAGCCGAGTCCAACGGCAGTTACATTCAGCTGGACGTCAATGTAACTGGTGATGTAATCGAGGCTCACTCGATAATATATTTTAAGGATGGGATTACGAAGGACGACTTTGAAGCCCTCTACTCAGAACTTAGACCGCTCATTATCAAATACACCGGAAAGACGGGCATTGAGAACTACACAACCTGGGACATGAGGATCTACAACAACATAACAATCGAAGGCGACAAAACGTTCCTCAGTACCGTGGAGGAGTACGTTAAACCTGAGGACTACGTCAATTACCTAAAGCTCCAGTTTGTTTACCAGGGTATCCAGCAGGTGGAGCAGAGCCTCTACAACGGATACGCCCAACAGTTCCAGAACAGCGGAATAAAAGTCCTATCAGGCAACGTTTCCGTAACTAACGTAGAGTCCGATGGCCCCTTGATTGTAAAATATCAATGGGCTCTCCAAGGGCTTGTCAGCAAAGTCAACAACACTTACATCTATAGTTACAACCCGAAACTCGAATTTGGAGACATGAACTTCTCCCGTAGGCTCAACGCGGCAATCAACGAGACCAAAGTTACCAGGATCAAACTTCCTGAGGGCTACGAGTTCATTGAACTTCCTCAGAGTATCGACACCAAGACAGATGCTGGAAGCGTTGTAATGAAGGTCACTAAACTCAATGACCGTGAAATCCTTATTGAAAGCAACGTATACCTCCGGTATGGCATTCCAGCCGAGGCGTACCAGGAACTCATGAGCCAAGTTCCAAGCAATGTGGAGTTCAAATACACGAGCAGCGGAGAAGGAAACAGTATCTGCGGACCAGCCGCGATAGCGTTTCTGGCGGTGCTTCCGCTGTTCCTCAGGAAGCACTGA
- a CDS encoding ArsA family ATPase — translation MLDFLRPKKGYRVIFFIGKGGVGKTTSSAAAAIALAERGYKTLIVSLDPAHNLGDVLMEKLSDKPKKITENLYAAELDMEKLIKAYLKHLEESMKHTYRYLTVINLEKYFEVLRYSPGIEEYATLEAIRDILKKGDEWDVIVFDTPPTGLTLRVLALPKISLIWTDKLIEIRRAILDKRAAIANIHGEQEFVVEGEKFKLPTREEEDAVMKELKAYREEVAFVESVLTDPEKTSVVAVMNPEMLPLYETERAYETLKKFKVPFNMIVMNKVLELKGDVPELKAKLEAQEKVLREVARKFKGLEIVKIPVFSEEPRGVERLRELGGTIVEG, via the coding sequence ATGCTCGACTTTCTGCGACCCAAAAAAGGCTATCGCGTCATCTTTTTCATCGGAAAAGGGGGAGTTGGCAAAACCACCAGCTCCGCCGCGGCAGCAATCGCCCTCGCTGAGAGAGGTTACAAAACGCTGATAGTATCTCTTGATCCTGCCCATAATCTCGGGGACGTGCTTATGGAAAAGCTCTCGGATAAACCGAAAAAGATAACCGAAAACCTCTACGCGGCCGAGCTTGATATGGAGAAGCTGATAAAGGCTTACCTAAAGCACCTTGAGGAGAGCATGAAGCACACCTACCGCTATCTTACTGTCATAAACCTCGAGAAGTACTTTGAGGTTCTCCGGTATTCCCCTGGGATAGAGGAGTACGCCACGCTCGAAGCGATAAGGGACATACTGAAGAAGGGTGACGAGTGGGACGTTATAGTCTTCGACACCCCCCCAACCGGCCTGACTCTACGCGTCCTCGCGCTCCCTAAAATATCTCTCATCTGGACTGACAAGCTCATAGAAATAAGGAGGGCGATCCTCGACAAACGCGCTGCGATAGCCAACATCCACGGCGAGCAGGAGTTTGTTGTGGAGGGCGAGAAGTTCAAGCTCCCGACGAGGGAAGAAGAGGACGCCGTGATGAAGGAGCTCAAAGCCTACAGGGAAGAAGTTGCCTTCGTAGAGAGCGTGCTGACGGATCCAGAGAAGACGAGCGTTGTGGCAGTTATGAACCCTGAAATGCTCCCACTCTACGAGACGGAGAGGGCCTACGAGACCCTGAAAAAGTTCAAAGTCCCCTTTAACATGATCGTCATGAACAAAGTCCTTGAGCTAAAAGGTGACGTCCCAGAGTTGAAGGCCAAGCTTGAGGCGCAGGAGAAGGTGCTCAGAGAAGTGGCGAGGAAGTTCAAAGGTCTTGAAATCGTGAAGATACCAGTTTTTTCGGAGGAACCTAGAGGAGTTGAAAGGCTTAGAGAACTCGGGGGAACTATAGTTGAAGGTTGA
- a CDS encoding carbon starvation CstA family protein produces MNSAVVILIAAAIYVSMYYTYGKALQNKVVKADPNRPTPAHRLYDGVDYVPAHPLVLYGHHFASIAGAGPIVGPAVAMAWGWLPGLLWVWFGNVFIGAVHDYLALMSSVRYDGKSVQWIAGKLMSKRTGIAFELYIWFTLLLVVAAFVAVTAKLLTTTPEAATATILFLIIAVLLGWLLYKVKIDFKLGTIIGIILLAIAVWIGLNHPLVFVEGQTTVDTAEYTTAYHYWNIILMIYIIAASSLPVWVLLQPRDYLNAYILWFGLLFGGLAFVLLAKDFTAPAFTSWSAHVIKGTKPVASPFWPTVPLVIACGALSGFHSLVGSGTSSKQLDNEIHGLLVGYGGMFTEGFLSTIVITAIAVYGVQLTGLEPAKWATEYITKGGLGTFIGGYAKGVSEFYGVSETFGKTFATLWVSAFTLTSLDTATRLGRFAWQEVFGMVVDTSEGVWKFITNKWVASILIAGLGTLLAWGASYKTLWPAFAGMNQLLASIAMMTGALWAAKVQRAGKWSWAVLIPALFLWITVTVALIWYIAVVPLSGATLVAVKGSLLIGLLLNLLLAWDFYLAWKKPEEEYAAAAA; encoded by the coding sequence ATGAACTCCGCTGTTGTAATCCTGATAGCTGCTGCTATATATGTCAGCATGTACTACACCTACGGAAAAGCACTCCAGAACAAAGTTGTCAAAGCCGATCCAAACAGGCCGACCCCCGCGCACAGGCTCTACGACGGCGTTGACTACGTTCCGGCGCACCCGCTAGTTCTGTATGGCCACCACTTTGCAAGTATTGCAGGTGCTGGGCCAATAGTCGGTCCAGCGGTGGCAATGGCCTGGGGATGGCTCCCGGGACTGCTGTGGGTCTGGTTCGGAAACGTCTTCATCGGTGCAGTTCACGACTATCTGGCACTGATGTCATCGGTGCGCTACGATGGTAAGTCCGTCCAGTGGATTGCAGGAAAGCTTATGAGCAAGAGAACCGGAATCGCCTTTGAGCTGTACATATGGTTTACCCTGTTGCTCGTCGTTGCGGCGTTCGTTGCAGTAACCGCGAAGCTTCTCACCACAACCCCAGAGGCGGCAACTGCGACAATCCTATTCCTCATCATTGCAGTGCTCCTCGGCTGGCTGCTCTACAAGGTCAAGATTGACTTCAAGCTGGGAACAATTATAGGCATAATCCTCCTCGCCATAGCTGTCTGGATCGGTCTCAACCACCCGCTGGTCTTCGTGGAGGGCCAGACCACGGTGGATACTGCCGAATACACCACCGCCTACCACTACTGGAACATAATCCTGATGATTTACATAATTGCAGCTTCGTCTCTGCCGGTCTGGGTGCTTCTCCAGCCTAGGGACTATCTCAACGCCTACATCCTGTGGTTCGGACTCCTCTTTGGAGGACTTGCCTTCGTGCTTCTCGCCAAGGACTTCACTGCCCCAGCGTTCACGTCATGGAGTGCTCACGTAATCAAAGGTACTAAACCAGTTGCCTCACCGTTCTGGCCAACCGTGCCGCTGGTAATAGCGTGTGGTGCGTTGAGTGGCTTCCACTCTCTCGTGGGGTCGGGAACGTCCTCAAAACAGCTTGACAACGAGATACACGGCCTCCTCGTTGGCTACGGGGGAATGTTTACCGAGGGCTTCCTCTCAACTATAGTTATAACGGCCATAGCGGTGTACGGTGTCCAGCTCACTGGTCTCGAGCCCGCCAAATGGGCCACCGAGTACATAACCAAGGGAGGTCTTGGAACCTTCATCGGAGGCTATGCCAAGGGTGTCAGCGAGTTCTACGGAGTCAGCGAAACCTTTGGAAAGACTTTCGCGACCCTGTGGGTCTCAGCCTTCACCCTGACTTCCCTGGACACTGCTACGAGGCTCGGCCGTTTCGCCTGGCAGGAAGTCTTTGGAATGGTTGTTGATACCAGCGAGGGAGTATGGAAGTTCATAACCAACAAATGGGTCGCGTCTATCCTCATAGCGGGCCTTGGAACCCTGCTTGCGTGGGGTGCCAGCTACAAGACCCTGTGGCCAGCATTCGCCGGAATGAACCAGCTCCTCGCGAGTATAGCCATGATGACGGGTGCCCTTTGGGCTGCCAAGGTTCAGAGGGCAGGAAAGTGGAGCTGGGCAGTCCTCATACCAGCGCTCTTCCTCTGGATAACAGTGACTGTCGCTTTGATATGGTACATAGCAGTGGTGCCACTCAGCGGAGCCACCCTCGTGGCAGTCAAGGGCTCGCTCCTCATTGGCTTGCTCTTAAATCTTCTGCTGGCGTGGGACTTCTACCTCGCCTGGAAGAAGCCAGAGGAAGAGTACGCCGCGGCCGCGGCATGA
- a CDS encoding pyruvate/oxaloacetate carboxyltransferase produces the protein MARVDIIDTTFRDAHQSLIATRLTTEDMLKIAETMDKIGFYSMEVWGGATFDVCIRYLKEDPWERLRLLREHIKKTKLQMLLRGQNVVGYRHYPDDVVEKFVELAHRNGIDIFRVFDALNDVRNMEVAIRKAKEVGAEVQGVIAYTTGKIFTLEYYMKKVEELLQLDVDVITIKDMAGLLTPWKAYELVSEIKEAYGVPVNVHTHSTTGMAVATYLKAVEAGADYIDTSISPLAFGTAQPGIQTVWHALPEAVGSHLDRELIHEVSRYLKKLLEEKYWGLLHKEALMVNPYVLKYQVPGGMYSNLIAQLKEMNALDKLDEVLNEIPRVREDLGWPPLVTPTSQIVGTQAVLNVLFGRYERITNEVKNYIKGLYGRPPGEINPELKKLVLGDEEPITVRPGELLEPQLEKCRKELEELGYLQKEEDVLTYCLFPQVALEFFKARARGLKRPEIPKTAQKFRLYVDGVEFEVGVEGVDLSALRYLPQIAGAGATAPVPSTPSAPAPSVSVPAPAPASAPALSAPSPAPAQASPNTVTAPMPGKVVRILVSEGQEVKTGQGLLVLEAMKMENEIPAPKDGVVKKIYVKEGDAVNTGDPLIELD, from the coding sequence ATGGCAAGGGTTGATATAATTGACACAACTTTTAGGGACGCTCACCAGTCACTCATAGCCACCAGACTAACAACAGAGGATATGCTGAAAATCGCTGAGACCATGGACAAAATCGGCTTCTACTCGATGGAGGTCTGGGGGGGAGCCACTTTCGATGTTTGCATACGCTATCTGAAAGAAGACCCATGGGAAAGGCTCAGACTTTTGAGGGAGCACATAAAGAAGACCAAGCTTCAGATGCTCCTCAGGGGACAGAACGTCGTTGGATACAGGCACTACCCGGACGACGTCGTCGAGAAGTTTGTGGAGCTGGCCCACAGGAACGGAATTGACATCTTCCGCGTCTTCGATGCGCTCAACGACGTAAGGAACATGGAGGTTGCGATAAGGAAGGCGAAGGAAGTCGGCGCCGAGGTTCAGGGAGTCATAGCATACACCACCGGCAAGATATTCACGCTGGAGTACTACATGAAGAAGGTCGAAGAGCTCCTCCAGCTCGACGTTGACGTCATAACCATCAAGGACATGGCCGGCCTGCTGACGCCCTGGAAAGCTTACGAACTCGTAAGCGAGATAAAGGAAGCCTACGGAGTCCCCGTTAACGTCCACACCCACTCAACAACTGGAATGGCTGTGGCAACCTACCTCAAGGCTGTTGAAGCCGGTGCAGACTACATTGACACCTCTATAAGCCCGCTCGCCTTCGGAACGGCCCAGCCTGGAATCCAGACGGTATGGCACGCCCTTCCAGAGGCCGTCGGAAGCCACCTCGACAGGGAGCTAATCCACGAGGTCTCCCGCTACCTCAAGAAACTGCTTGAGGAGAAGTACTGGGGCCTGCTCCACAAGGAAGCCCTCATGGTCAACCCCTACGTCCTGAAGTATCAGGTTCCCGGCGGGATGTACTCCAACCTCATAGCCCAGCTCAAGGAGATGAACGCGCTCGACAAGCTCGACGAAGTTCTGAACGAAATCCCGCGCGTTAGAGAAGACCTAGGCTGGCCCCCGCTGGTCACTCCAACGAGCCAGATAGTCGGGACGCAGGCCGTCCTCAACGTTCTCTTCGGAAGGTACGAGAGGATAACCAACGAGGTCAAGAACTACATCAAGGGCCTCTACGGCAGGCCGCCGGGGGAGATAAACCCGGAGCTCAAGAAGCTCGTCCTCGGCGACGAGGAGCCGATAACGGTAAGGCCAGGTGAACTGCTCGAACCCCAGCTGGAGAAGTGCAGGAAGGAGCTTGAAGAACTCGGCTACCTCCAGAAGGAGGAAGACGTTCTCACTTACTGCCTCTTCCCACAGGTTGCCCTTGAGTTCTTCAAGGCAAGGGCTAGGGGGCTCAAAAGGCCAGAAATCCCGAAGACCGCCCAGAAGTTCAGGCTGTACGTTGATGGCGTGGAGTTCGAGGTTGGGGTCGAGGGAGTTGACCTCAGCGCCCTCAGGTATCTGCCCCAGATAGCAGGCGCTGGGGCTACTGCTCCAGTTCCGTCCACTCCAAGTGCTCCGGCTCCGAGTGTTTCTGTTCCTGCTCCAGCGCCTGCTTCGGCTCCTGCTCTGAGTGCCCCTTCACCGGCCCCTGCGCAGGCTTCTCCGAATACGGTTACGGCCCCAATGCCGGGTAAGGTTGTTAGAATCCTTGTGAGCGAGGGTCAAGAAGTCAAGACTGGTCAGGGCTTGTTAGTGCTTGAGGCTATGAAAATGGAGAACGAGATTCCGGCTCCAAAAGATGGCGTTGTGAAGAAAATCTACGTGAAGGAAGGCGACGCAGTAAACACCGGCGACCCACTGATAGAACTGGATTGA